The following are encoded in a window of Haloarcula laminariae genomic DNA:
- the nadC gene encoding carboxylating nicotinate-nucleotide diphosphorylase, producing MITDADVERWLREDVGHHDVTNDVPGETEGRLVAKEGGTVAGLDAARAVFDYLGCEVRSAPERGGGTAERVEAGDRIEPGDVVLEVAGPARDVLRGERVAVNVVGHASGIATRTAAAVDAARSVSADTAIAGTRKTTPGLRGVEKRAVAAGGGDTHRLDLSHMVMVKDNHVAEMGLAGAIDHFSERTSFATKLDVEVESVEDAPRAAELGADIVLLDNMTPAETERAVELVAEADGGTLTEASGGITVESVPDYAATGVDIVSMGSLTHSAPTLDLSFRTG from the coding sequence ATGATCACCGACGCCGACGTCGAACGGTGGCTCCGCGAGGACGTGGGTCACCACGACGTGACCAACGACGTGCCGGGCGAGACCGAGGGCCGTCTGGTGGCGAAGGAGGGCGGAACCGTCGCCGGGCTGGACGCCGCGCGAGCGGTGTTCGACTATCTCGGCTGCGAGGTGCGAAGCGCCCCGGAGCGGGGCGGTGGAACCGCCGAGCGGGTCGAAGCCGGCGACCGAATCGAGCCCGGCGACGTGGTCCTCGAAGTCGCGGGGCCCGCTCGCGACGTGCTGCGCGGCGAACGCGTCGCCGTCAACGTGGTCGGCCACGCGTCGGGTATCGCCACGAGGACGGCGGCGGCCGTCGACGCCGCCCGGAGCGTCTCCGCGGACACCGCTATCGCCGGCACCCGCAAGACCACCCCCGGGCTCCGCGGCGTCGAGAAGCGGGCCGTCGCGGCCGGCGGCGGCGATACCCACCGCCTCGACCTCTCGCACATGGTGATGGTCAAGGACAACCACGTCGCCGAGATGGGGCTGGCCGGCGCTATCGACCACTTCAGCGAGCGGACCTCCTTCGCCACCAAGCTCGACGTCGAGGTCGAGTCAGTCGAGGACGCCCCCCGGGCCGCCGAGCTGGGCGCCGATATCGTCCTGCTCGACAACATGACACCCGCCGAGACCGAGCGGGCCGTCGAACTCGTGGCAGAGGCCGACGGCGGGACGCTCACCGAGGCCAGCGGCGGAATCACGGTCGAATCGGTGCCCGACTACGCCGCGACGGGCGTCGACATCGTCTCGATGGGGTCGCTCACGCACTCCGCGCCGACGCTCGACCTGTCGTTTCGGACGGGGTGA
- a CDS encoding RNA 2'-phosphotransferase, with protein MPENVRRCSDHGFFEGGECPRCGAVGERVIDGSRRRQLSKFMSGALRHFPDDAGVALDGAGWTPFPDLVDAVESKYGWADRATVTAVVATDPKGRFERDPGTSDEPDRVRAAYGHSVDVTIEDDGGPVPETLYHGTAPRDLDSIFAEGLRPMNRQRVHLSASVETARAVGSRHASDPVILEVDAAAMERDGRDIAKRGEATYTTDRVPSRYLSKSDG; from the coding sequence ATGCCCGAGAACGTTCGACGGTGTAGCGACCACGGCTTCTTCGAGGGCGGCGAGTGCCCGCGCTGTGGGGCGGTCGGCGAGCGGGTCATCGACGGGAGCCGGCGCCGACAGCTCTCGAAGTTCATGTCGGGCGCGCTGCGGCACTTCCCGGACGACGCCGGTGTGGCGCTCGACGGGGCGGGCTGGACGCCGTTTCCCGACCTCGTCGACGCCGTCGAGTCGAAATACGGGTGGGCCGACCGGGCGACCGTCACCGCCGTCGTGGCGACGGACCCGAAGGGCCGGTTCGAGCGGGACCCCGGAACCAGTGACGAGCCCGACCGCGTGCGGGCGGCCTACGGCCACTCGGTCGACGTGACCATCGAGGACGACGGCGGTCCGGTACCGGAGACGCTCTATCACGGCACCGCGCCCCGCGACCTCGATTCGATTTTCGCCGAGGGGCTCCGCCCGATGAACCGCCAGCGGGTCCACCTCTCGGCGAGCGTCGAGACGGCCCGAGCGGTGGGCAGTCGCCACGCCAGCGACCCCGTGATTCTCGAAGTCGACGCCGCGGCGATGGAGCGGGACGGCCGCGACATCGCCAAACGTGGCGAGGCGACGTACACGACGGACCGCGTGCCGTCGCGGTATCTCAGCAAAAGCGACGGCTGA